The genomic DNA AGCGATCGATTAGATATTCCCGCGCCCCAAAAATCGGACAATAAACCCGCAGTTTCCTTTGGCACAGTCTTTGGTTCCACCTTCGCCGCGATTTTCTTAGCTGAAATGGGGGATAAGACTCAGTTGGCAACGTTGCTAATGAGTGCGCACTCTGATTCGCCTTGGATTGTCTTTCTGGGTTCGAGTCTCGCTCTAATTTCCACCAGCTTGTTAGGGGTAGTGTTGGGTTACTGGTTGGCTAAGCGTGTATCCCAGGAAACG from Oscillatoria sp. FACHB-1406 includes the following:
- a CDS encoding TMEM165/GDT1 family protein — encoded protein: MSLLNSPDSSQSDRLDIPAPQKSDNKPAVSFGTVFGSTFAAIFLAEMGDKTQLATLLMSAHSDSPWIVFLGSSLALISTSLLGVVLGYWLAKRVSQETMHLAAGTMLMVVSVLLLWDVVVGG